The bacterium genome segment CACCGGGCGAACATCCTCTGGTACAACAAGAAAGTCTTTGCCGACAACGGCCTGACGCCGCCCCGGACGTTCGGCGATTTCTTCCGGGTCGCGGATGCGCTCAAAGCGAAGGGGCTCGTGCCGTTTGCGCTCGGCGACAAGGAAGGGTGGGAAGCCGGGCACAACTTCGAGACGGTGCTGATCGGGACGCTGGGCGCGGACGGATACCGCGGGCTGTGGACCGGCAAGACGCCGTGGACCGGCCCAAAGGTGGCGCAGGCGCTCGAGACGTTCAAGCGGATGCTGACGTATACCAACTCCGACCATGCCGCGCTGACGTGGGACGAGGCCGGCCAGTACATCGTCGGCGGCAAGGGCGCGATGCTGATCATGGGAGACTGGACCAACGGGTGGTTCACGTCCAAGAACTTCCAGGACTACGGCTGGACCCCCGCGCCGGGCAACGAAAACGTGTACGACGCGCTGTCCGACAGCTTCGGCCTGCCCAAGAAGGTCAAGGACCGCCAGAACGTTCTGGCGTGGCTGCGGGTCCTCGGCTCCCGGCCTGCGCAGGAAGCGTTCAACCCGCTGAAGGGGTCGATCTGCGCCCGGACCGACTGCAGCCCCAAGCTGTTCAGTCCGTATCAGCAGTGGGCGATGCAGCACTGGACGCGTGACACGATCGTGCCGAGCGTGATCCACGGCGCCGCGGCGAGCGAGGGGTGGTCGACGGAGTACAAGGACGCGATCGCGCTGTTCGTGACCTCGCGGGACACGGCGGCGACGCAGCGGGCGCTCCAGAAGGCGTGCGTCAACGCGGGGGTGTGCAAGTAAGGGCCACGTCCGCCGCGCCGGGCCCCTCCCTCAGGGCGCATGCCGCACGGGCGGGGCCGACCGCCCGGAGAGGGCGCACGTGGGACCGGGTGACCGCGGCCGCGATGCTGGCGCCGTCGGTCATCGCTATCGCCGTCTTCGTGTACGGGTTTGTCGGCTGGACGGGTTTCGTCTCGCTGACACGCTGGAACGACGTGCTCCCCAGCTACGCCTGGGCCGGGTGGAGCAACTACCTCGACCTGTTCCAGAACTTCCGATTTCGGATCGACATCGTCAACACCGCGAAGTTCACCGCGGCATTCCTCGCCGGGTGTCTCGCGATCGGGTTTGCGCTCGCCGCGCTGCTGGATCAGGGACTCCGCGGTGAAGCGGTGTTCCGGACGATCTATCTCGCGCCGCTCGCGATCTCGTTCATCGTCACCGGCGTGGTCTGGCACTGGCTCCTCAACCCCGGCAGCCCCGTGTTCGGGGACGTCGGGATCAACCTGCTGCTCGTGCACCTCCACCTGGGGTGGCTCCGGACCGGCTGGTACACGGATCCGCGCATCGGCATCCTGGCCGTCGCGATCGCGGCCACGTGGCAGATGTCGGGGTACACCATGGCCCTCTACCTCGCCGGCCTGCGGAGCATTCCCGACGAGCTCCGGGAGGCCGCGCGCGTGGACGGCGCCGCGGAGTGGCAGATCTACCGTCAGATCCTGCTGCCGCTGCTGCAGCCGATCACGCTCAGCGCGGTGATCATTCTCGGCCACATCTCCCTCAAGATCTTCGACCTGGTGGTGGCCATGACCGGTCCCGGGCCGGGGTTCAGCAGCGACGTGCCCGCGTACTTCATGTTCGACACCACGTTCCGCGGAAACCACTTCGCGCAGGGCGCGGCGATCGCCGAGATTCTGCTCGTGCTGGTCGCACTCCTGACGGTCCCGTACCTCGTATACAGCACCCGCGCGGAGGCGGAGCGTTGAGTACCCTGGCGCCGGCCCGCGTCCGGGCCGGCGCGTCGGTTCCCTGGGGCCGGATCGCGGTGTACGGCGTGCTGCTGGCCGCGGCCGCCGCGTATCTGCTCCCGATCTACGTGCTCGTCGCGACGTCGATGAAGAGCTTCGCCGAGGTCAGCCTCTCGCGAATGTGGACGCCGCCGTCCGGCCTGTACTTCAGCAGCTTCACGCAGGCGTGGGCCGGCGGCACCACGCACCGCGGCCTCGCCGCCAACTTCCTGAACAGCGTGAAGCTCGTCGTCCCGGCGACGCTTCTCTCCGCGCTCCTGGGGTCGATGAACGGGTACGTCCTGGCGAAGTGGCGATTCCGGGGCGCCGCCGTCGTGTTCCCGGCGATCCTGTTCGGCATGTTCATCCCCTACCAGAGCGTCCTGATCCCGCTCGTGCAGACGCTCCAGCACCTACATCTGTACGGCACCCTTCCGGGGCTGATCCTCGTGCACGTCGTCTACGGAATCCCGATCACGACGCTCATCTTCCGGAACTACTACGCGGGCGTGCCCACCGAGCTGATCGAAACCGGGAAGATCGACGGCGCCGGATTATGGGGCATCTATCGGGCGATCATCGCCCCGCTGTCCGGCCCCGCGTTCGTCGTCGCCGCGATCTGGCAGTTCACGTCGATCTGGAACGACTTCCTGTTCGGCGTCATCGTGACGAGCAACCCTGAGGTGC includes the following:
- a CDS encoding extracellular solute-binding protein, with protein sequence MTQHPLRWIAAVVAAGIVSLGAGPGGAPQASGAGQAGKLEIFSWWTAGGEADALNALFAVYRKDYPGVQIVNATVAGGAGTNAKAVLKTRMLGGNPPDSFQVHAGHELIDTWVKSGYMEPLTSLFKSEGWDHAMPRGLLDILTYHGQLWSVPTNIHRANILWYNKKVFADNGLTPPRTFGDFFRVADALKAKGLVPFALGDKEGWEAGHNFETVLIGTLGADGYRGLWTGKTPWTGPKVAQALETFKRMLTYTNSDHAALTWDEAGQYIVGGKGAMLIMGDWTNGWFTSKNFQDYGWTPAPGNENVYDALSDSFGLPKKVKDRQNVLAWLRVLGSRPAQEAFNPLKGSICARTDCSPKLFSPYQQWAMQHWTRDTIVPSVIHGAAASEGWSTEYKDAIALFVTSRDTAATQRALQKACVNAGVCK
- a CDS encoding carbohydrate ABC transporter permease, with the protein product MSTLAPARVRAGASVPWGRIAVYGVLLAAAAAYLLPIYVLVATSMKSFAEVSLSRMWTPPSGLYFSSFTQAWAGGTTHRGLAANFLNSVKLVVPATLLSALLGSMNGYVLAKWRFRGAAVVFPAILFGMFIPYQSVLIPLVQTLQHLHLYGTLPGLILVHVVYGIPITTLIFRNYYAGVPTELIETGKIDGAGLWGIYRAIIAPLSGPAFVVAAIWQFTSIWNDFLFGVIVTSNPEVQPITVALNNLAGSYVVQWNVQMGGALLAALPTLLVYAVLGRYFMRGLMAGSLKG
- a CDS encoding sugar ABC transporter permease; translation: MTAAAMLAPSVIAIAVFVYGFVGWTGFVSLTRWNDVLPSYAWAGWSNYLDLFQNFRFRIDIVNTAKFTAAFLAGCLAIGFALAALLDQGLRGEAVFRTIYLAPLAISFIVTGVVWHWLLNPGSPVFGDVGINLLLVHLHLGWLRTGWYTDPRIGILAVAIAATWQMSGYTMALYLAGLRSIPDELREAARVDGAAEWQIYRQILLPLLQPITLSAVIILGHISLKIFDLVVAMTGPGPGFSSDVPAYFMFDTTFRGNHFAQGAAIAEILLVLVALLTVPYLVYSTRAEAER